Genomic window (Vicinamibacterales bacterium):
GACGGCGGTGTGCACCGACCCGAACGCGGTCATCAGGATCACCGCACTCGTCGGGTGCAGCGCCTTGGCGGTGCGCAGCACGTCGAGGCCGTCGCTGCCACCCATCTTCAGGTCGCTCAGCACGACGTCGAATTGCCCCTCGTGCAGCTTCTCGATCGCGACGTTGCCGTTCGGCGCCTCGTCGACCTCGTGCCGCGCGTCCGACAGCGCGCGGACGATGCCCCTCCTCAACGAATCGTGATCATCGGCAACCAGAATGCGCCCCATAACGCTTCGCTCCATTTCGCTCTGACGACTACCGCAAACCCGTTCACGTCCACACTCGATCGTCCAGGTCACCCGAACAGCTGCTGCTGGCTCCTGAACGGCAGGGTGACCCGGAACACCGCGCCCCCGCCAGCGCGCTTGCCGACGTCGATCCGCCCGTCGTGCGCGTCGACGATCTTGCGCACGATGGCCAGGCCCAGGCCGGAACCCTGGGGTTTGGTGGTGAAGAACGGACTGAAAATGCGATCCGTGACCTCGGCCGGGATCCCGGGCCCGTTGTCCGAGACGGTGATGACGACGGTCGGCCCGCCATGCTCGGGACCGACCTCCTCGTCTCCCTCCTGCGCGACCGCGGCGATCTCGACGACGCCGGTGCCGTTCATCGCCTCGAAGGCGTTGGTGAGGAAGTTGGTGAAGATCTGGCGCAGCTGCGCCGGGTCTCCCTGAATCGGCCGCAGCGCCTCGGGGATGTCGACCTTCACCTCGATCCCCCGTTTGAGGGAGTGCTTCTCGGCCATGCCGATCGCGTCGCGGATCACGTCGCCGACGCTGGTGTCTTCCACCTGCAGCCGGATCGGGCGCACGAACGCCAGCACCTCCTGCACCATCCGGTTGGCCATCTTGGCTTCCTTGATGATGTCGGCCAGGATGGTCTGCGCGTCGGGCGAATCGGGCAGTTGCCGCTTGAGCAGACCCGACATCACCTCGATGCCGGCCAGCGGGTTCTTGATTTCGTGGGCGATCGCGGCCGCCATTTCACCGAGCGCGGCCAGCCGGTCGCGCAGGCGTTCGCGTTCCTCGAGCTGTTCGACGCGGGTCAGGTCCTTGAAGAACAGCGTCGCGCCGACGTTGCGACCGCGCGCATCCTTGACCAGCGACAGCGTGTAGCCGATCACCTTGCCGGAGTTCTTCAGGCGCAGCTCGGCGCGGTTGGGCAGGTGCGAAATTTCGAATGCGCCGGCGATGATGCGGACGACGTCGGGCACGTCGCGCAGGACCTCGCTGAAGTGACGGCCGATGTCGGAGGGCCGGCGCTTCAGACCGAGCACCCGGTAGGCGATCTCGTTCATCACCGCGAGGCGGCCGTCGCGGGTGATCGCGACGACCCCGTTGCGGAAGTTCCAGACCATGTCGCGGTAGAACCCGTCCGGCACGACACCCGGTCCGCCGGCGCGGCGTCCCGCCGGTTTCTGCGCATTTTTGCGCACGCGCGTGGGGCGTTTCGAGGCGGCGGCCATCTCCGATGACAGCATTGTAATAACCCTGACGGGCAAAGGGTATGCCCTCAGAATCTTGGTGCTTTTCTACGACTTACGGGAATGTGCGGCGGGCGGGCGCGACAAAACTGGCGTCGGATTACACTTTTGTCTCTGACTGCAGCGTCTCCCACTGATTCATGAGATCGCCGACCTCCCACATGAGCGCCTGGTGGCGATCGATGACCGGTTTGGAGGCGACGTGGTTTTCGTAGAAGCCGGGCGCCGACATTTTCGCCTCCAGCTCCTTCACTTCTTTCTCCGCCGCCGCAATCCTGCCTTCGAGGTCGGCGATGCGGCGCTGCCTGGCTTCGCCTTCCTTGCGTGTCTTCCTGACCTCCGCGTCGGCGCGTTTCTTCTCTTCGAACGACGGTGACGGCTTCGATGCGGGTCCGGTCGCCGATGTCCGGTGTCGGGGATCCGGTTTCTTCGGCTGGGAGGACGGCGCCGCCTTCACCGGTGCCTTGACCCGCGGCGCATCGGCGACCGCGGCCCGGCTCTCGGGCATCGATCGCTGACGCCGCGACCACAGGAACTGCTCGTAGGTGCCGGGGTAGACGGCGGCGTCGCCGCCGCCGATGTCGATCACCTTGGTGGCCAGCTTGTCGACGAAGTAGCGGTCGTGCGACACGAAGATCAGGGTGCCGCCGAAATCCTCGAGCGCCTCGAGCAGCACGTCTTTCGAATCGAGATCGAGGTGGTTGGTCGGCTCGTCGAGGAGCAGCGTGTTGGCGGGCCGCAGCAGCATGCGCGCGACGGCGAGCCGGGTGCGCTCGCCACCCGACAGCACGCGCACCGGCTTGTCGATGTCGTCGCCGGAGAAGAGGAAGCCGCCCAGGATGGTGCGGATGTGCGGCACCATCTGAATCGGGGAGTCGCCGGCGAGCGTCTGGTAGACGGTGAGCGTCGGATCGAGCTTCGCCGCTTCGTCCTGCGCGAAGTACTGCATGACCACGTTGTGCCCCTCGACGCGGGCGCCCGCCTCGGGCGCCTCGACGCCCGACAACATCCGCATCAAGGTCGACTTGCCGACGCCGTTGGGGCCGATCAGCGCGATCCGGTCGCCGCGCTCGAGATGCAGGTTGACGTCGCGGAAGACGAGTGTGTCGCCGTAGGCCTTCCGCGCGTGCGTGAGCTCGAGCGTCATCCGGCCGCTCTTCCGGCAGTCGGGAAAGTGGAAGCGCACGCGCTTGCGCTCGGGCGGGATCTCGATCGGCACGATCTTCTCGACCATCTTGATCCGGCTCTGCACCTGCGACGCTTTGGTCGCCTGGTAGCGGAAACGGCTGATGAACGCGTTCATCCGCTCGATCTCGTCGTCCTGCTCCTTCTTCATCTGGCGCAGGCGATCCATCCGCGCGTCGCGCTCGCGGATGTAGGCCGAGTAGTTGCCGACGTAGTCGGTCAGCGTGCGCATGCCGATCTCGGTGATGCGCGTGACCACGGCGTCGAGGAAGAACCGATCGTGGCTGACGAGGATGACCGCGTGCGGGTAATTGGAGAGGTAGTCCTCGAGCCAGTTGCGGGCTTCGAGGTCAAGGTGATTGGTCGGTTCGTCGAGCAGCAGCAGGCCGGGCCGGCCGAGCAGCAGGCGCGCGAGCGCGATCCGCATCTGCCAGCCGCCCGAGAAGGTGTCGGTCCTCTTCTCCATGTCGGCTTCGGAGAAGCCGAGGCCGCGCAGCACGGTCGTCACCTTCAGGTCGATCGCGTAGCCCTCGCCGCGGCGGAACTGGTCCTGCAGCTCGGCGTAGCGCGACAGCATCGTCTCGTGCTCGTCATGGCTGGCGCCGTCGTCGCCGAGGCGATCCTCGATGGCGGCGATCTCGGCCTTCATGTCGAGCAGCGGCTTGAAGGCGAGCCCGGCCTCCTCGCGGAGCGTGCGGCCGGAATAGGTGAGCCCGTCCTGCGGCAGATACCCGATCGTCAGCCCGGCGGGCTTGACGATCTGCCCGGCGTCGGCCTCGTCGATGCCGGCCAGCATCTTGAGCAGCGTGGTCTTGCCCGCGCCATTGGGACCGCTGAGCCCGACGCGCTCGCGGTCGTCGATCTGCCAGGTGACCTGGTCGAGCAGAATGCGTTCGCCGAACGACTTAGTGAGAGAGGAGAGCTGGATCACTGGGGGATGTGGGGATGTGGAAATGTCGGGATGTGGAAATGTGGAGATGTTGAAAAGTGATGTGGAAGGCAGGGCTTCCACACTTCCACATCGTGCGCTACTCGCCGAGGGCTTTTGACGCGGCGGCCAGGACTCGGGGCACCCGGAAGGGCTTGGTGAGATAGCCGGACACGCCGAGGTTGACGGCTTCGATGGCGCTTGCTTCGTTCGAGAAGCCGGTGATGATGATCACCGGCAGATCGGCTTTCAGCCGCCGCGCTTCGCGGATGACCGTGAGGCCGTCGACGCCCGGCATCTTCAGATCCGTAATCAGCAGATCGTAGGGAATGATGCGCAGCCGCTCGAGGGCGGTGCGGCCGTCGGGGGCCATGTCGACGTCGTACTCGGCGAGCGCGAGCGTCTTCGAGAGCAGATCCCGGATGGTCGCTTCGTCGTCGACGATCAGCACGCGGGGACGGCTGCCGTGGGCCGCCGGTGCCGGACGCGCCGGCGGGGATCCTGAGGCGCGCGCGCCGCCGCGCGGCCGCTGGCTCTCGAGCCACGCGTCGATGTCGCGCTTGCGGAAGCGCCACTGTCGGCCGACCCGCACGGCCGGGATCTTCCCCGCCTTGATAAGACGGTAGACCGTCCGCAGGTTGACCTGGAGATATTCGAGCACCTCCTCGGTGGTCAGGAAACTTTCGTCGATCATGGCGGGCCGATGGTGCCCACTTTACCATCAACGGATGCCGCCGGCAGTTCGATCTCGAACACCGCGCCGCCTCCGTCGGCGTTGGCTGCGGTGATCGTGCCGCCGTGTTCGGCGACGATGCCGTAGGTGATCGCCAGGCCGAGGCCGGTGCCCTGCCCGACGTCCTTGGTGGTGAAGAACGGATCGAAGATCTTCGGCAGCACGTCGGCCGCGATACCGCGGCCGTGATCGCGGATCCTGACCACGACCTGCGAGGCGCGGGCCCGCGAGGCGGTGGTGATGTCGATCCGGCGCGCGGCTCCGCCCTCGAGCACGGCGTGCTCGGCGTTGATCAGCACGTTGAGGAAGGCCTGCTGCAGGTGGGCCGGATCGCACAGCACCGGCGGCAGCCGCACTCCCTGGCGCCGCGCGATGCGGATGCCGGCCCGCGCGAGCTGGGGCTTGCGGCTGGCCAGCGCGCGCGTCAGCACGCGATCGAGCGTGGTCTTCTGCCGCGCGATGCGGTGCGCACCGGTGAAGACCAGCAGATTTCTCACGATCTTCGCGGCCCGATCCGCCTCCTGGAAGATCTGCTTCAGCTCCTTGCGCAGCGGACGGGCCGCCTCCGACGTCGCCAGCATCAGCTCGAGATGCCCCATCACCCCTTGCAGCGGGTTGTTGATCTCGTGCGCGATGCCCGCCACGAACTGGCCGAGCGAGGCGAGCTTCTCCGACTGCGTCAGCCGTTCCCGCAGCGCCGCGCGCTCCGCCTCGAGGCGCGTCTGGCGGGTGATGTCGCGCGCCACCAGCACGCGCCCCAGCGTGCGGCCGTCCTGGCTGCTCAGCGGCGTCGCCGTCAGCAGGAAAATGCCGTCCAGTTCGGTGTCGTCGACGCGTCGCTGCACGGCCGGGACGATCCCCTGCCAGGTGTCGGCCGCTTCGACATACGCGAGCGTCTCGGGCCCGACGAGATCGCGCAGCGGATGCCGGACGATCTCGGCGCGTTTGAGCGCGACCCGCGAGGCGAACGCGTCGTTGGCGTCGACGATGCGCAGGTCCTTGTCGAGCACGACGACGAGATCCACCAGCGAGTTGAAGGTGTCCTCGAGGAGCCGCCGCTGCCGCAGGATCTCGTCGAGCAGCTGGACGTTCTCGATGGCGACCGAGAGCTGCCGCGCCAGCTCCCGCACCGACTCGATGCTCTCGGCATCGCCCGGTTCGACCACCAGCGTCCCGAGTGCGCGCCGCCAGCCGCGCAGCGGCGCCACGAGCTCCTCGCCACGAAGCTTCGCGCGCTCGAGCCGCATGCCCCACGCGGCGTAGTGGGTCGCGTCGTCGCTCGGCACGGGGTCAGCCGTGTGGGCGCCGCCGATGGCTGCGGTCAGCAGAAGCTGGCGATTCCGGCGGTCGTGGAGCCAGATCTCGACCCGGCGGACGCCGTAGATGGCGCGGATCTCGGGGGTGAGCGCCTGGAGCGCGGTCGGCAGGCCCGGGCTGCCCGAGACGTTGCGGGAGAATTGCAGCAGTAACTCCCGCAATCGCTTATGGATCCGAACGTCCCGCTCGAGCGCTGCCTGGCGCCGGGAGGAATCTGCCATGATGAGTGCGGCCCAAGCCTACCCTGTCACGGCCCGGAGAAAGAAAGCCAAAACGCCTGGCCGGCAGTCTTATTGGGCGAGAAGAGAGCGCGCGCACGGATGTCGTCCACGGACGAAGAACTCGTCGCCCGGTCGCAAGGTGGCGACATGGAGAGTTTCAACCAGCTCGTGATGAGGTGGGAGCGGCCGATCTACGCCCTGGCGTACCGGACGATCGGGCGTGAAGAAGACGCCCGAGACGTGTGTCAGGAGACGTTCCTGCGCGCCTTCCGGGCCCTGAAAGGGTTCAAGGGCCAGGCGAAATTCTCGTCGTGGCTCTACCGCATCGCGCTGAATCTGTGCCGCGACTGGTTACGGCGCGAGCGGCGCCAGCCGGTCGTCCAGGCGCCCGAAGGGGTCGATCTCATCGAGATGGCCTCGGCAGCCACGCCGACCGAGACGGTCGAGGATCTGGTCGCGCGACAGGAAATCAGCGCCGCCGTCGCACGCGTGATGGCGCTCCTGCCCGAAGAGCAGCGCACGGCGATCATCCTGAAGGAGTACCACGGGCTCACCTTTCAGGAAATCGCGGACATGTTGGATTGCCCGCTGAGCACGGTGAAGACGCGGTTGTATCAGGGCCTCAGCGTCCTGCGCCGCCAGTTGGATAGAACGCATGTGTAACAAGATAGACAACGCCGATCTGATTTCCTACCTCTACGAGGATCTCGACGCGGCCGGGCGCGGCGCGTTCGAACGGCATCTGCGCGGCTGCGCCGACTGCCGCGACGAGCTCGCCGCCCTGCGCGCGGTGCGCACCGATTTGCTGCGATGGACCCCGCCCGAGCCGGAATTCGCCTTCCGCCTCGTTGCCGAACCCCGCGCGGCGATGGGCCGTGTCCTGACGCCTGCCGTCGCCTCGTGGCGATCCTGGCTCACACCGGCCGCCGGCCTGGCGGCCGCCGCCGTCCTCGTGCTCGCCGCCGCGGCCGGGCTGGCCCGCATCGAAGTGCACGCCGGCTCCGACGGCTGGACGCTGCGCACCGGCTCGTCGGGCGCCGCGGCGCTCGACTCGACGCGCATGGCGGCGTTCGCGGCGCACGACGTGAACCTGACGGCCGACGACGGCGCGTTCGCCGCGATCGAGCGGCGGATCGCGGCGCTCGAGACGTCGTCGCGCGAAACGGCGGCCTGGCGCAACGTCTCGCTGTCGGCGGCGCGGCCCTCGAATGACGAGGAGCTCATGAGGGTCGTGCGCGAGCTGCTGGCGCAGAGCGAGACGCGCCAGAAGGGTGAGCTGGCGCTCCGCATCGCCCAGGTCATTCGTGACGTCGATGCGCAGCGCGTCGCCGACCTGAACCGTGTGCAGCAGGGGATCGGCCGCATCGACGCGACGGTCGCGGACGAAGCGGCGGCGCATCGCGAGCTGATGAACTACATCCTGACGTCGACCTCGAAGACCAGATAGGTGCCATCGTGAATCGAACGCTACTTCTCGTTACCGTCCTGGCGCTGACCGCCACGAGCGCCCGCGCCCAGGACGCAGTCCCGCAAACGCCTCCGCCGGCGCGCGCCGACGCAGGACCGAACATGCAGCGCATCTACCATATCCGGCAGATCGAGAGCATGCTGACCAACGCCGTCAAGGCAGGGGCGGCCTCGCTCGCCAGCGAGCTGAAGATCTCGGAGCCCAACAGCCTGTTCGTGACCGGCAACGCGCGCAGCCGCGGTTTCGAGCTGGCAGGCTACGGCGTGTTCTTCGACGTCGACGTGCCGACGATGATGCAGAGCGTGCTGTGGGTGACGCAGCAGCAGCAGCAGCGGCAGTACGTCGATTCGCTGCGCGGCCGCCTGGCCGATCCGTCGCTCGACCCGTCCGTCCGCAACATGATCAACGTGGAGCTGTCGCGGGTACAACGCGCGATGGATCGCGGGATGATGTATATGTCAGCTCCGCCGATGCAGCCTGCGCCGCAGGGGCTGGCCGTCGCCGCCACGACCGACGCACCGGCGCTCTCCCCCGTACCGCCGCCGCCGAGCGATCCGCGGAGCCCCGACGAGCTCTATACCGAGACGATCAAGGGCGCGCTCATCGACGCCATGCTCAGCTACGGCAACGCGCTGCAGCTCGGCGACGACGAGTGGCTGACGATTGCGGCGCGCGCCACCAACCAGGGCACGCCGGGCCAGCTCGACGACTCGTCGTCGATCGTGATCCGCGTCAAGGGCAGCGATCTCTCGGCCTACATCAAACGGCAGCTCACCCGCGACGAGATCATGAAGAAGATCGAGATCAAGGAAGGATAGAATGCCGCTCATGCGGCGTCGTTCCGTTGCGCTCCTCCTATCCGTCGCAGCCGTGTCCTTGCTGGCTGCGTCGTGTGGCAAGCCCGTCGATCTCAAGCAGGCGCTCCAGGTCGCCGACGAATCGGCCGGCTACCACGACGCCGGCATCGTCGACGGGCGCAACAAGATCGTCCCGAGCATCACCTTCCGGATCCGCAAGTCGACCGACGACAGCCTGCGGCCGCTCTCCCTGAACGTGGTGTTCAAGAAGCTGCCGCGCGCCGGCACGGCGGTCCCGCCCGGCCAGCCGACGGAAGAAGACTTCGACGAGGTCTTCAAGCAGAGCGTCTCCTTCACCGGCAGCCAGACCGACCTGCTGACCGTGCGCGCGAGCGCCGGCTACACGGGCGACCCGCCGCAGTCCCGCGCCGATCTGCTCAAGCACTCGCAGTTCCAGGACATGCGCGTGCACATCTTCGCCAAGCACAGCTCGTCGCAGTGGGTGGAGATCGCCCACTTCGATCTGCCGCGCCAGCTGCTGACCGAGTAGCGTGGCGCTCCCGGCCGGCGCCTTTCTCGAACGGAGGCTCGGTGCGTTCGATGCCGCGGCGATCGTCGTCTCGAACGTCATCGGCGGCGGCATTTTCTTCGTTCCGGTGATCGTCGCGCAGCTGGTGCCCAACCCCGGCGCTCTGTTGGCGGTATGGGTGGCGGGTGGCACGCTTGCCCTGTTCGGCGCGATGGCTTATGCCGAGCTCGCCGCCGTGCGGCCGCATGCCGGCGGCGAGTACGTCTACCTCCGCGACGCCTTCGGGCCGGTCGCGGCGTTCCTCACCGGTTGGACGTCGTTCATCGCCGGCTTCTCGGGCGCGATCGCGGCGAGCGCGGTCGCGCTTGCCGACTACGTCACCCGCTTCGTGCCGGGAGCGGCGCACGCCCGGCCGGTCCTCGCGCTGACGGCGATCGCGGCGCTGACGCTCGTGCACGTGCGCGGCGTCGGTCCGGGGCGGCTCGTCCAGAACCTGCTGGCCGGATTGAAGGTCGCCGGCATCCTGATCATCGTGGCGGCCGGGTTCGCATTCGGCCACGGCCACGCCGAGAATCTGACGCCGGCCGGCCACGCGGCTGCCGTACCGTGGCTGCTCGCGCTGGTGCCGGTGATGTTCACCTATTCGGGCTGGAACGCCGCTGCCTATGTCGCCGAGGAGGTGCGCGATCCGTCGCGCAACGTGCCGCTGGCGCTCGGCCTCGGGACGCTGGCGGTGGTGGCCATCTACGTCCTGCTGAACGCGCTGTATCTCTACGCGATCCCGGTGGGGGAGCTGTCGGCCGTGCCGGGCGGGCGGCTGCTCGACACCGCCGCTGAACGAATGTTCGGCGTCGCAGCGGGCCACCTGCTCGCGGTCTTCACGATCGTCAGCCTGTCGGCGAGCGTCAGCGCGATGATTCTCGCGGGCCCGCGCGTCTACTTCGCGATGGCGCGCGACGGCATGTTCGTGCGCGCCGCCGGGCGCGTGCATCCGCGCTTCCACACCCCGGCCGCGGCGATCATCGCGCAGAGCATCTGGAGCGCGGTGCTGGTGCTGTCGGGCACGCTGTCGCAGCTGGTGAGCTATACCGGATTCGCGGTGGTGCTGTTTTCGGCCGTCGCGGTGAGCGCACTCTTCGTGCTGCGGCGCCGCGATGCGCTGGGACGTGCGCCGGCCTTCTCGGCGATCGGATATCCCTGGGCGCCAGCGCTGTTCGTGATCGCGAGCGCGGTCATGCTCGGCAACGAGGTCTGGCGCAATCCGCTGCCGACGCTGGTGGGCAGCGCGCTCATCGCCGCCGGCGTCCCTGTGTATTTTCTGGTGCGCGCCCGCCGCTGAGCGCGGCCGCCCTCACGGCGCGCTCGTCAGCAACGCGATCAGGGTCGCGGCCGCAAGCGCACCATCGCTCGCCGCAAACAGCAGAAAACTCGCCGGTGAATGGCCGCGCACGACATAGTCGAGCAGGAAGGCCGCCGCGCCGCCGAACTTCAGCAGCGGGCCCATGACCCAGAGATACCAGCGGGCGCCGGCCGGATCACGATAGGGGAAGTAATAGCCGATACCGACAGCCAGGAGAAACAGGCCGTTGAGATCGGCGAAAATCGGCGGCTGCGGGGGGGTTACGCCGAACAGCGCCGCGAACCGATTTGCGGCGAGCAGGAGAAAGAGGCCGATCGCCGCGTCATACACGCCAGAGATCGCGGCGACCAGCCTGAGCACGGAGGCTATTGGCTTTTCTTCATGTCGCCGGCGAAGGTCACGGTCTGCTCCGGCGTGATCAGCACGTCGAATTCCGTCGTTTCGTAACCCTCGGCGCGCATCTCGACCTTGTGTCGTCCGCCGTTGAGCGTCAGTTTCTGGAATGCGCCGTCGAATTCGTCGACCGTGCCGACATAGAAGCCGTCGACGTAGACCTTGGCGTTGCGCGGCTTCACCTTCAACTTGAGGTTGCCCTGATCGTGTCCGCCGTAGACCTTGCTCGAATACGCGCCGTAGCCGGCGCCGTAGTCGTAGGGGTCGCTATAGTACGGATCGATGTAGCCCGACGGGATGCCGTAGCCCATTCCGAACGGTGCGTAGAGCGGGTATCCGTAGAAGCCCTGATCGTAGAAGCCGAGTCCAAGCCCGTACCCGAACCCGCCATAGAAGTACGGATCGTAGCGGCCGCTATAGGGCAGCCGATCAGCCGCGCTGGCGGGCGGTCTCGGACCGACGCGCGTCACCGCGGTCCCGGTGGCGGGGTGATCGTTGCGCGGCCGGCTCCAGCTCGGAACTTCCGGCGCGCCGGCGACGTTGTTCGGCGCGCCTTCGCTGGCGCGACGCCCGCTGGCGGCGTTCGACGCCGCAACACCGCGGTTCACGGCGCGATCGCCGCCGCCGGCCGGGGCCGAACGCGCCGGGCTCGGGCTCGGCGTGCTGCCGCTCGACGAGCGCGGCGCGGCCTGTCCTGACGGTGTCCGCGCCTGCGCCGACGCGCCGCGCGTGCCGCTCTCGCTGTAATTGTTCCGGCGTTCCGGAGCCACCATCCGGACGCCGCGGTCGCCCATGCTGATCGACGGGGACGCCATCGCCGAGGCCGAAGGTGAGCCCGCGCTCGAGCCGCTCGTGCTCGACGAGCCGCCGCTGGTGGCGATGTTGCCGCCCCCGCCGCTGCTTCCGCTGCTCGTGGTCGTACCCCCACCGCCGCCGCTGGAGCGATCGCCGCTGCCGGCCGCAGGCGAAGGACGCTGCGCCAGCGCCGGACCGGCCGTCAACAGGAGGGTTGCGACGAAGCTGCCGAGCCTGAACGTGGATCGCTTCATAATGCGTCTCCCCGAGGCGTATTGTGCAACAGAACTGCCACAAATGGATCCCGGAAATACAACGTCGGAATTAGACGTCTGGCTGAGGTTGTCACCGGTTCCAGACGCCCCACTGTCTCCTTTTCGCTTGATACACTCGGGATTTGACATGTTCCAGGCAACCACGGTTCTGGCGGTGCGGCACAACGGGCAGGCGGTGATGGCCAGCGACGGCCAGGTCACCCTGGGGAACACGGTCGTCAAGCAGCGCGCCCGGAAGATCCGCCGGCTTTATAACGATCGCATCCTCGCGGGTTTTGCCGGCTCCGCGGCCGATTCGTTCGCGCTCTTCGCCCGCTTCGAAGCCAAGCTGGAACAGTATCGCGGCAATCTGGAGCGATCCGCCGTCGAGCTCGCCAAGGACTGGCGGACAGATCGCATGCTGCGGCGCCTCGAAGCGATGCTGGTCGTGATGGACGCGACCGCGACCTACCTGCTGTCCGGCACCGGCGATCTCATCGAGCCCGACGACGGCATTGTCGCGATCGGCTCGGGAGGTCCGTTCGCGCTCGCGGCCGCCAAGGCTCTCGCCGCGCACACCGGGCTCGACGCGCGCGCCATCGCGGAACACTCCATGCAGATCGCCGCGTCGATCTGCATCTATTCCAACGACACGCTGACCATCGAAACGCTATAGGCGATTCGCCATGCCGATTTATCTTCCCGAAGCGACCGTCTCG
Coding sequences:
- a CDS encoding ATP-binding protein; its protein translation is MRKNAQKPAGRRAGGPGVVPDGFYRDMVWNFRNGVVAITRDGRLAVMNEIAYRVLGLKRRPSDIGRHFSEVLRDVPDVVRIIAGAFEISHLPNRAELRLKNSGKVIGYTLSLVKDARGRNVGATLFFKDLTRVEQLEERERLRDRLAALGEMAAAIAHEIKNPLAGIEVMSGLLKRQLPDSPDAQTILADIIKEAKMANRMVQEVLAFVRPIRLQVEDTSVGDVIRDAIGMAEKHSLKRGIEVKVDIPEALRPIQGDPAQLRQIFTNFLTNAFEAMNGTGVVEIAAVAQEGDEEVGPEHGGPTVVITVSDNGPGIPAEVTDRIFSPFFTTKPQGSGLGLAIVRKIVDAHDGRIDVGKRAGGGAVFRVTLPFRSQQQLFG
- a CDS encoding ABC-F family ATP-binding cassette domain-containing protein, which encodes MIQLSSLTKSFGERILLDQVTWQIDDRERVGLSGPNGAGKTTLLKMLAGIDEADAGQIVKPAGLTIGYLPQDGLTYSGRTLREEAGLAFKPLLDMKAEIAAIEDRLGDDGASHDEHETMLSRYAELQDQFRRGEGYAIDLKVTTVLRGLGFSEADMEKRTDTFSGGWQMRIALARLLLGRPGLLLLDEPTNHLDLEARNWLEDYLSNYPHAVILVSHDRFFLDAVVTRITEIGMRTLTDYVGNYSAYIRERDARMDRLRQMKKEQDDEIERMNAFISRFRYQATKASQVQSRIKMVEKIVPIEIPPERKRVRFHFPDCRKSGRMTLELTHARKAYGDTLVFRDVNLHLERGDRIALIGPNGVGKSTLMRMLSGVEAPEAGARVEGHNVVMQYFAQDEAAKLDPTLTVYQTLAGDSPIQMVPHIRTILGGFLFSGDDIDKPVRVLSGGERTRLAVARMLLRPANTLLLDEPTNHLDLDSKDVLLEALEDFGGTLIFVSHDRYFVDKLATKVIDIGGGDAAVYPGTYEQFLWSRRQRSMPESRAAVADAPRVKAPVKAAPSSQPKKPDPRHRTSATGPASKPSPSFEEKKRADAEVRKTRKEGEARQRRIADLEGRIAAAEKEVKELEAKMSAPGFYENHVASKPVIDRHQALMWEVGDLMNQWETLQSETKV
- a CDS encoding response regulator, whose protein sequence is MIDESFLTTEEVLEYLQVNLRTVYRLIKAGKIPAVRVGRQWRFRKRDIDAWLESQRPRGGARASGSPPARPAPAAHGSRPRVLIVDDEATIRDLLSKTLALAEYDVDMAPDGRTALERLRIIPYDLLITDLKMPGVDGLTVIREARRLKADLPVIIITGFSNEASAIEAVNLGVSGYLTKPFRVPRVLAAASKALGE
- a CDS encoding ATP-binding protein gives rise to the protein MRELLLQFSRNVSGSPGLPTALQALTPEIRAIYGVRRVEIWLHDRRNRQLLLTAAIGGAHTADPVPSDDATHYAAWGMRLERAKLRGEELVAPLRGWRRALGTLVVEPGDAESIESVRELARQLSVAIENVQLLDEILRQRRLLEDTFNSLVDLVVVLDKDLRIVDANDAFASRVALKRAEIVRHPLRDLVGPETLAYVEAADTWQGIVPAVQRRVDDTELDGIFLLTATPLSSQDGRTLGRVLVARDITRQTRLEAERAALRERLTQSEKLASLGQFVAGIAHEINNPLQGVMGHLELMLATSEAARPLRKELKQIFQEADRAAKIVRNLLVFTGAHRIARQKTTLDRVLTRALASRKPQLARAGIRIARRQGVRLPPVLCDPAHLQQAFLNVLINAEHAVLEGGAARRIDITTASRARASQVVVRIRDHGRGIAADVLPKIFDPFFTTKDVGQGTGLGLAITYGIVAEHGGTITAANADGGGAVFEIELPAASVDGKVGTIGPP
- a CDS encoding sigma-70 family RNA polymerase sigma factor, which translates into the protein MDPNVPLERCLAPGGICHDECGPSLPCHGPEKESQNAWPAVLLGEKRARARMSSTDEELVARSQGGDMESFNQLVMRWERPIYALAYRTIGREEDARDVCQETFLRAFRALKGFKGQAKFSSWLYRIALNLCRDWLRRERRQPVVQAPEGVDLIEMASAATPTETVEDLVARQEISAAVARVMALLPEEQRTAIILKEYHGLTFQEIADMLDCPLSTVKTRLYQGLSVLRRQLDRTHV
- a CDS encoding zf-HC2 domain-containing protein translates to MCNKIDNADLISYLYEDLDAAGRGAFERHLRGCADCRDELAALRAVRTDLLRWTPPEPEFAFRLVAEPRAAMGRVLTPAVASWRSWLTPAAGLAAAAVLVLAAAAGLARIEVHAGSDGWTLRTGSSGAAALDSTRMAAFAAHDVNLTADDGAFAAIERRIAALETSSRETAAWRNVSLSAARPSNDEELMRVVRELLAQSETRQKGELALRIAQVIRDVDAQRVADLNRVQQGIGRIDATVADEAAAHRELMNYILTSTSKTR
- a CDS encoding amino acid permease encodes the protein MALPAGAFLERRLGAFDAAAIVVSNVIGGGIFFVPVIVAQLVPNPGALLAVWVAGGTLALFGAMAYAELAAVRPHAGGEYVYLRDAFGPVAAFLTGWTSFIAGFSGAIAASAVALADYVTRFVPGAAHARPVLALTAIAALTLVHVRGVGPGRLVQNLLAGLKVAGILIIVAAGFAFGHGHAENLTPAGHAAAVPWLLALVPVMFTYSGWNAAAYVAEEVRDPSRNVPLALGLGTLAVVAIYVLLNALYLYAIPVGELSAVPGGRLLDTAAERMFGVAAGHLLAVFTIVSLSASVSAMILAGPRVYFAMARDGMFVRAAGRVHPRFHTPAAAIIAQSIWSAVLVLSGTLSQLVSYTGFAVVLFSAVAVSALFVLRRRDALGRAPAFSAIGYPWAPALFVIASAVMLGNEVWRNPLPTLVGSALIAAGVPVYFLVRARR
- a CDS encoding PEGA domain-containing protein, producing MASPSISMGDRGVRMVAPERRNNYSESGTRGASAQARTPSGQAAPRSSSGSTPSPSPARSAPAGGGDRAVNRGVAASNAASGRRASEGAPNNVAGAPEVPSWSRPRNDHPATGTAVTRVGPRPPASAADRLPYSGRYDPYFYGGFGYGLGLGFYDQGFYGYPLYAPFGMGYGIPSGYIDPYYSDPYDYGAGYGAYSSKVYGGHDQGNLKLKVKPRNAKVYVDGFYVGTVDEFDGAFQKLTLNGGRHKVEMRAEGYETTEFDVLITPEQTVTFAGDMKKSQ
- the hslV gene encoding ATP-dependent protease subunit HslV, producing the protein MFQATTVLAVRHNGQAVMASDGQVTLGNTVVKQRARKIRRLYNDRILAGFAGSAADSFALFARFEAKLEQYRGNLERSAVELAKDWRTDRMLRRLEAMLVVMDATATYLLSGTGDLIEPDDGIVAIGSGGPFALAAAKALAAHTGLDARAIAEHSMQIAASICIYSNDTLTIETL